Proteins co-encoded in one Bacteroidota bacterium genomic window:
- a CDS encoding stage II sporulation protein M: protein MREAAFTKQNHQKWKAFEDQMAQTANTHPDKLAELFVEITDDLSYAQTYYPQSKTTQYLNGLAVKAHQTIYRNKKEKQGRLLNFWTYEVPLAIQQARTPMRVSLIVFVLAILAGIVSTYFDKDFPRFFLGNAYVNTTLDNIASGNPMGIYGDSGGTDMFFRITFNNIMVSFRVIALGILASVFTCIELLRNGVMVGVFFTFLFNEGVLGTAMMTVWIHGVIEISSIVIAGGAGILLGNSILFPGTYTRMQSLKNNARTVAKIAVGLVPLFIVAGFLESFVTRHYKEPIVGILSIGITLPFIVWYYIILPKKLHKKLYAQQG from the coding sequence ATGCGCGAGGCAGCCTTTACAAAACAAAATCATCAGAAATGGAAAGCGTTTGAAGACCAAATGGCGCAAACGGCTAATACACACCCTGATAAGCTTGCGGAGCTGTTTGTAGAAATTACCGACGATTTATCGTACGCGCAAACCTATTACCCGCAATCTAAAACCACGCAGTACCTAAATGGCTTGGCGGTGAAAGCCCACCAAACCATTTACCGCAATAAAAAAGAAAAACAAGGCCGCTTACTCAACTTTTGGACATACGAAGTTCCCCTGGCTATACAGCAGGCGCGCACACCCATGCGTGTGTCGCTGATTGTATTTGTGCTGGCAATATTAGCGGGTATAGTATCTACCTACTTTGATAAAGATTTTCCGAGGTTCTTTTTGGGCAATGCCTATGTGAACACAACGCTTGATAACATTGCTTCGGGCAATCCAATGGGTATATACGGTGATAGTGGGGGTACAGATATGTTTTTTCGCATCACGTTCAACAATATCATGGTTTCGTTTAGGGTGATAGCCTTGGGCATATTAGCATCGGTGTTTACCTGCATAGAACTGTTGCGCAACGGTGTGATGGTAGGGGTGTTTTTTACTTTTTTGTTTAACGAAGGAGTACTGGGCACGGCCATGATGACAGTGTGGATACACGGGGTAATTGAAATATCAAGCATTGTAATAGCAGGCGGGGCAGGCATCTTGTTGGGGAACAGTATTCTGTTTCCCGGTACATATACCCGTATGCAATCGTTAAAAAACAATGCCCGAACCGTTGCTAAAATTGCTGTAGGCTTAGTTCCCTTGTTTATTGTGGCAGGCTTTTTAGAAAGCTTTGTAACCCGTCACTATAAAGAACCCATAGTGGGCATTTTATCCATTGGTATCACATTGCCTTTTATAGTGTGGTACTATATTATACTTCCCAAAAAACTTCATAAGAAATTATATGCACAACAAGGTTGA
- a CDS encoding MBL fold metallo-hydrolase, with product MFVEQLYTNCLAQATYYVESEGEAVIIDPLRDVDAYIEKANQRGATIKYIFETHFHADFVSGHIDLAKKTGAPIVFGPTAKTNFEIHEAKDGEKIQVGLLTFEVLHTPGHTPESSCYLLYDEDGNPHSIFTGDTVFVGDVGRPDLLDGVMTKEELAGMMYESLNKKIKTLPDSLILYPAHGPGSACGKNIGKETYSTLGEQKKLNYALQDMDKDEFIKTLTDGIAPAPAYFFADAKMNKAGYLPIEDVIAKGNTHLTVSDVEKALAEGMVVIDCRKPADFELGFIPKSINIGLDGQFAIWAATLLDIKSPVALVCNAGDEEQAITRLARTGFEDIRGYLAGGFETWANAGKPVDMIISVEPEELEIDYKHGQIAVLDVRKEGEFNDGHVKDARWITLQNLEKELNTLPKTDDYYVHCAGGYRSMIAASILKKHGFTRVRNVYGGYGKIKETGIALEKPKAATAH from the coding sequence ATGTTTGTTGAACAACTATACACCAACTGCCTTGCTCAGGCTACGTATTACGTAGAGTCAGAAGGAGAAGCGGTAATTATCGACCCCTTGCGCGACGTAGATGCCTACATCGAAAAGGCGAACCAACGCGGGGCTACCATAAAATACATTTTCGAAACCCACTTTCACGCTGATTTCGTATCAGGGCATATTGATTTGGCTAAGAAAACCGGAGCACCTATAGTGTTTGGTCCTACCGCCAAAACCAACTTTGAAATACACGAAGCCAAAGACGGCGAGAAAATACAGGTAGGTTTGCTCACCTTTGAAGTGCTGCACACCCCCGGCCATACCCCCGAATCGTCGTGCTACTTATTGTACGATGAAGATGGCAACCCGCACAGCATTTTTACGGGTGATACCGTGTTTGTGGGCGATGTAGGCCGTCCTGATTTGCTGGACGGTGTAATGACCAAAGAAGAGTTGGCGGGCATGATGTATGAATCGCTGAACAAAAAAATTAAAACCCTTCCTGATAGCTTAATTCTTTACCCTGCACACGGCCCCGGCTCTGCGTGCGGTAAAAACATCGGTAAAGAAACTTACAGCACTTTGGGCGAGCAAAAGAAATTGAACTATGCCTTGCAAGACATGGATAAGGATGAGTTTATAAAAACCCTTACCGATGGCATTGCACCCGCCCCTGCCTACTTTTTTGCCGATGCTAAAATGAACAAGGCCGGCTACTTACCTATTGAAGACGTGATAGCCAAAGGCAACACCCACCTTACCGTGAGTGATGTTGAAAAAGCCCTTGCCGAAGGTATGGTGGTGATAGATTGCCGCAAGCCTGCCGATTTTGAGTTGGGTTTTATTCCAAAATCAATCAATATAGGACTTGACGGGCAGTTTGCCATTTGGGCAGCTACCTTGTTGGATATTAAATCGCCCGTTGCATTGGTTTGCAATGCAGGAGACGAAGAACAAGCCATTACCCGCCTTGCCCGTACCGGATTTGAAGACATTCGCGGCTACCTTGCCGGAGGCTTTGAAACTTGGGCTAATGCAGGTAAACCCGTTGATATGATAATTTCGGTTGAACCTGAAGAGCTTGAAATAGATTATAAACACGGCCAAATAGCTGTTTTGGACGTGCGTAAAGAAGGCGAGTTTAACGACGGCCACGTTAAAGATGCCCGTTGGATTACCCTGCAAAATCTTGAAAAAGAACTGAATACCTTACCCAAAACCGATGATTATTACGTGCATTGCGCAGGCGGTTACCGCTCAATGATTGCGGCATCCATCCTTAAAAAGCATGGCTTTACAAGGGTGCGCAACGTGTATGGCGGCTACGGTAAGATAAAAGAAACCGGCATTGCCTTAGAGAAACCTAAAGCGGCTACAGCCCACTAA
- a CDS encoding DUF4350 domain-containing protein, which translates to MRTGTAKYIIAVVLLFALLLSVELGAPEPTDWTETYDADDKIPYGSYIIFEQLQELNGGKEIKRQEKTPYLYIDEAEKIAGGKSNLVIISSGGSIDEYEWDKLVEYAKRGNTVFISSEYFNNFSLEDIGIQAMEYPKYFSKDTVLYAKLVSPTLKADKFAYPFRESVTYFEVDTNPDKNLKVLGVLNDSLVNFVQYTCGKGKMLLHTNPKMYSNMYVLEGNNYKHTFNTLSYLPQQTILWDEFYKEKSMNSGPIKTDSPLTYVLSQPAFRWAFYLALFGVGLFFVFRTKRRQRPIPVIEPLANTSLEFTRTIGRLYFNKGNHADIAAKKVQHLIQFIYSRYYLRFDFENPEFAILLAEKSGVAEKDVRFMYYLIITVRKTSGLTPDRVLELSKVIDNFYKKAN; encoded by the coding sequence ATGAGAACAGGAACAGCTAAATACATAATAGCCGTTGTGCTTTTGTTTGCGCTGTTACTTAGCGTTGAGTTAGGTGCGCCCGAGCCTACCGACTGGACAGAAACTTATGACGCTGATGATAAAATTCCCTACGGCAGTTACATAATTTTTGAGCAACTACAGGAGCTTAACGGGGGCAAAGAGATAAAACGGCAAGAAAAAACCCCGTACTTATACATTGATGAAGCGGAGAAAATAGCGGGCGGAAAATCGAACTTGGTGATAATATCATCAGGCGGCAGTATTGATGAGTACGAATGGGACAAGCTGGTAGAGTATGCCAAGCGGGGCAATACGGTGTTTATCTCATCCGAGTATTTTAATAACTTTAGTCTTGAGGATATTGGCATACAGGCAATGGAGTACCCTAAATACTTTAGCAAAGACACTGTTTTGTACGCCAAATTGGTAAGCCCCACACTGAAGGCCGATAAGTTTGCTTACCCGTTTAGGGAAAGCGTTACTTACTTTGAAGTAGACACCAACCCGGATAAGAACCTTAAAGTATTAGGTGTGCTTAACGACTCGCTGGTGAACTTTGTGCAGTACACCTGCGGCAAGGGTAAAATGCTACTGCACACCAACCCAAAAATGTACAGCAATATGTATGTGCTTGAGGGGAATAACTACAAACACACGTTTAACACCTTATCGTACCTGCCGCAGCAAACCATACTTTGGGATGAGTTTTATAAGGAAAAAAGCATGAATAGCGGGCCTATTAAAACAGATTCACCGCTTACATATGTATTAAGCCAACCTGCCTTTAGGTGGGCATTTTACCTTGCATTATTTGGCGTGGGGTTGTTTTTTGTGTTCCGCACCAAACGCAGGCAAAGGCCCATACCCGTTATTGAACCGCTGGCCAATACTTCGTTGGAGTTTACCCGCACCATTGGCCGTTTATACTTCAATAAAGGCAACCACGCCGATATAGCCGCTAAGAAAGTACAACACCTGATACAATTTATATACAGCCGTTACTACCTGCGTTTTGATTTTGAGAACCCTGAGTTTGCAATACTACTGGCCGAAAAAAGCGGGGTAGCCGAAAAGGACGTACGGTTTATGTACTATTTGATAATCACCGTTCGCAAAACAAGCGGACTTACCCCTGACAGGGTGTTAGAACTAAGTAAAGTAATTGATAACTTTTATAAAAAAGCCAACTGA
- a CDS encoding MoxR family ATPase, translating to MEEFENRVDISHLSQSIEKIREEMAKVIVGQHRMIDQMIVALLANGHVLLEGVPGIAKTLTSKLLAKSFSVGFSRIQFTPDLMPSDIIGTSIFNQKTHEFEFRKGPIFSNIVLIDEINRAPAKTQAALFEVMEERQITADGRTSVLEAPFIVFATQNPIEQEGTYRLPEAQLDRFLFKIEIEYPSLQEEIKILTDFNGQTAANPVALVNPVISREELLAHQKTVKQIFIEEKLLTYIATLVQQSRNFNGLYLGASPRASLNIMNAAKAFAAIRGRDFVSPDDVQEAAYPVLRHRIILTPEKEMEGATANDIVKQLIEKVEVPR from the coding sequence ATGGAAGAATTTGAAAACAGAGTGGATATAAGCCACCTTTCGCAGTCGATAGAAAAAATACGGGAAGAAATGGCCAAAGTAATAGTTGGCCAGCACCGCATGATAGACCAAATGATTGTGGCACTGTTGGCCAACGGTCACGTGCTGCTTGAAGGTGTTCCCGGTATCGCCAAAACCCTTACCAGCAAACTATTGGCAAAATCGTTTTCGGTAGGTTTTTCGCGCATACAGTTTACCCCTGATTTGATGCCCAGCGATATTATAGGAACCTCTATATTTAATCAAAAGACCCATGAGTTTGAGTTTAGAAAAGGGCCTATATTCAGCAATATTGTGTTGATTGACGAGATAAACCGTGCTCCTGCCAAAACACAGGCCGCTTTGTTTGAGGTAATGGAAGAACGCCAGATAACTGCCGACGGAAGAACATCGGTGTTAGAAGCTCCGTTTATCGTGTTTGCCACCCAAAACCCCATTGAGCAGGAGGGAACCTACCGCTTGCCCGAAGCACAGCTCGACCGATTTTTGTTTAAAATCGAGATAGAATACCCTTCGTTACAAGAAGAGATTAAAATACTAACCGATTTCAACGGCCAAACTGCTGCAAACCCTGTAGCACTGGTTAATCCCGTTATCAGCCGCGAGGAGTTATTGGCGCACCAAAAAACAGTAAAACAGATTTTTATCGAAGAGAAACTGCTTACCTACATAGCCACTTTGGTGCAGCAATCGCGCAATTTCAACGGCTTGTACTTAGGTGCTTCGCCACGTGCTTCGCTAAACATTATGAATGCGGCAAAAGCTTTTGCAGCCATACGCGGCCGTGATTTCGTTAGCCCCGACGATGTGCAGGAGGCCGCTTACCCCGTGTTGCGCCACCGTATTATCCTTACCCCCGAAAAAGAAATGGAAGGCGCTACCGCCAATGATATTGTAAAACAACTGATTGAAAAAGTAGAAGTACCTAGGTAA
- a CDS encoding MCE family protein yields MREVSLKVSNETKVGALAAIAITLLVLGYNFLKGKDLFTRTKVYYAVYDRVEGLAGSNAVTINGYKVGQVTKVGLIPEDNMKVKVTIEIFNDIEVGDSSIARIINADLFGSKAIELVLSGKPKLLESGSTLISETQPSLTSSLTEIAKPLKEKVESILISMDSIFGGESGAHLRGTIANLDHITHNFKSTSDNLDKLVAEQSQKLDAIFGNVLSISNNLKNNNENINAVIANLRRVSDTLAASNIKQVVANAEATLKEVALITEKINKGEGSIGLLINDKKLYNNLEQSASSLDALLKDMKEHPKRYVHFSIFGRKDKKEDKK; encoded by the coding sequence TTGCGCGAAGTGAGTTTGAAAGTATCTAACGAAACCAAAGTAGGTGCCCTTGCCGCCATAGCAATTACCCTGCTAGTGCTGGGCTATAATTTTTTGAAAGGCAAAGACCTTTTTACACGTACCAAAGTATATTATGCCGTTTACGACAGAGTAGAAGGTTTGGCAGGCTCTAATGCAGTAACCATTAACGGTTACAAAGTAGGGCAAGTAACCAAAGTGGGCCTGATACCTGAGGATAATATGAAGGTGAAGGTGACTATTGAGATATTTAACGATATCGAAGTAGGAGACAGTTCTATTGCCCGCATTATCAATGCAGATTTGTTCGGCTCAAAAGCCATTGAGTTGGTATTGTCCGGAAAACCTAAATTGCTTGAAAGCGGCAGTACCCTTATCAGCGAAACTCAACCATCACTAACCAGCTCTTTGACAGAAATTGCCAAACCGCTAAAAGAGAAGGTAGAGAGTATCTTAATTTCAATGGATTCGATTTTCGGGGGCGAGAGCGGTGCCCACCTTCGCGGTACCATTGCCAACCTCGACCATATTACCCATAATTTCAAATCAACCTCTGATAACTTGGATAAGTTGGTGGCTGAACAAAGCCAAAAACTGGATGCCATATTTGGTAATGTTTTATCTATCAGCAACAACCTTAAAAACAACAACGAGAACATTAATGCTGTGATAGCTAACCTGCGCCGTGTAAGCGACACCTTGGCTGCATCAAATATTAAACAAGTGGTTGCTAATGCTGAAGCTACCTTGAAAGAAGTTGCCCTTATTACCGAAAAGATAAACAAAGGCGAAGGCAGCATTGGTTTGCTTATAAACGACAAGAAGCTGTACAACAATCTTGAACAGTCGGCCTCATCGTTGGATGCGTTGCTTAAAGACATGAAAGAGCATCCTAAACGCTACGTACATTTCTCAATCTTTGGCCGCAAGGATAAAAAAGAAGACAAGAAGTAA
- a CDS encoding DUF58 domain-containing protein, translating to MKYIKSLYLTNRFFYGLAIIAVVLVAGFFVPVLFAAGKATLYVYGGIAVVDILMLYSRKTGINASRTMADKLSNGDPNPILVEVESRYPFLIYTEVIDEVPEQFQYRKNTSYFSLKADAKKQFTYELRPHKRGEYTFNKLNVFASTLLGLVNRRFTFDAEITVPVYPSYIQMHKYELLAISNRLVMAGIKKIRRIGHNFEFEQIRDYVQGDDFRTINWKATARKGGFMVNQYQDEKSQQVYSIIDKGRVMKMPFEGLSLMDYAINSSLVISNIAIKKYDKAGLITFTEEKVSILQAERKPDQMGKILETLYAQKTRYLEANHELLYATIRRQIKQRSLLLFYTNFESMTSLRRYLPFFRGLAKNHLLVVIFFENTELEALTQDTALTLEDVYIKTIAEKMMYEKRQIVAELLKYGIQSILTPPQDLSVNTINKYLELKSRGLI from the coding sequence ATCAAGTACATAAAATCGCTATACCTCACCAACCGTTTTTTCTACGGGTTGGCAATCATTGCCGTTGTGCTGGTGGCAGGGTTTTTCGTGCCCGTGCTGTTTGCAGCGGGTAAAGCCACTTTGTACGTGTATGGCGGAATAGCTGTAGTTGATATTCTGATGCTGTATTCGCGGAAAACGGGCATCAATGCTTCGCGTACTATGGCCGATAAGCTAAGTAACGGCGACCCGAACCCCATTTTGGTAGAGGTAGAAAGCCGTTATCCGTTTCTTATCTATACTGAGGTGATTGACGAAGTTCCTGAGCAGTTTCAGTACCGCAAAAACACATCGTATTTTTCACTCAAAGCCGACGCTAAAAAACAGTTTACCTACGAGTTGCGTCCCCACAAACGCGGCGAATACACCTTTAATAAGCTGAATGTGTTTGCAAGTACCTTGCTGGGGCTGGTGAACCGCCGTTTTACGTTTGATGCGGAGATAACCGTGCCCGTGTACCCATCGTACATACAAATGCACAAATACGAGTTGCTGGCCATTAGTAACCGTTTGGTGATGGCAGGGATTAAAAAGATACGTCGCATAGGGCATAATTTTGAGTTTGAGCAAATACGCGACTATGTGCAGGGCGATGATTTTCGCACGATAAATTGGAAGGCCACCGCTCGCAAAGGCGGGTTTATGGTGAACCAATATCAGGACGAGAAGTCGCAGCAGGTGTACAGCATTATTGATAAAGGACGGGTGATGAAAATGCCTTTTGAAGGCCTTAGCTTGATGGATTACGCCATCAACTCAAGTTTAGTAATCAGTAATATCGCCATTAAAAAGTACGACAAGGCGGGCTTGATTACATTTACCGAGGAGAAGGTGAGCATTTTGCAGGCTGAGCGTAAACCCGACCAAATGGGCAAGATATTAGAAACCTTGTATGCCCAAAAAACCCGCTACCTTGAGGCCAACCACGAACTGCTGTATGCCACCATACGCAGGCAGATAAAGCAGCGCAGTTTGCTTTTGTTCTATACCAACTTTGAGTCGATGACATCACTGCGCAGGTACTTGCCGTTTTTCAGGGGACTTGCCAAAAACCATTTGCTGGTGGTGATTTTCTTTGAAAACACTGAACTGGAAGCACTTACTCAAGATACAGCCCTTACGCTGGAAGACGTGTACATTAAAACCATTGCCGAAAAGATGATGTATGAAAAACGGCAGATAGTCGCAGAGTTGTTAAAGTACGGCATACAAAGCATACTTACCCCGCCGCAAGACCTATCGGTAAATACCATCAACAAATACCTTGAGCTAAAATCACGCGGGTTGATTTAG
- the tsaB gene encoding tRNA (adenosine(37)-N6)-threonylcarbamoyltransferase complex dimerization subunit type 1 TsaB: MTHILSIETSTGICSVAVQTNGQVVSSREDNRRNSHSANITLFIDEVVKDAGLSLSQIDAVAVGKGPGSYTGLRIGVSAAKGLCYALNKPLIALNSLQTMACHPALRQYTAADTLLCPMIDARRMEVYCALYNPMLEVVKDTEALIIDSTSFGTELAEHQIVFFGDGADKCKDTIQHQNAVFVPDIYPSALHNGALALDAYKQQRFEDVAYFEPFYLKEFVGTVAKQPL, from the coding sequence TTGACTCACATACTTAGCATAGAAACCTCTACGGGCATTTGTTCGGTTGCTGTACAAACCAACGGACAAGTGGTATCATCACGCGAAGACAATCGCCGTAACAGCCATAGTGCCAACATCACCCTTTTTATTGATGAGGTGGTAAAAGATGCCGGCCTGTCATTATCGCAGATAGATGCCGTGGCGGTAGGCAAAGGCCCCGGCTCATACACAGGGCTGCGTATCGGTGTATCGGCAGCCAAAGGGCTGTGTTATGCCCTTAACAAACCGCTTATTGCGCTCAACTCGCTGCAAACAATGGCTTGCCATCCCGCTTTGCGTCAATACACCGCGGCCGATACCCTGCTTTGCCCTATGATTGATGCCCGCCGCATGGAAGTGTATTGTGCACTTTACAACCCCATGCTTGAAGTAGTAAAAGATACCGAAGCCCTGATAATTGACAGTACTTCTTTTGGCACTGAACTTGCCGAACATCAAATAGTTTTTTTTGGTGACGGGGCTGATAAATGTAAGGATACCATACAGCACCAAAATGCAGTGTTTGTGCCCGATATTTATCCAAGTGCCTTGCACAACGGAGCGTTGGCTTTAGATGCCTACAAACAGCAACGTTTTGAGGACGTGGCCTACTTTGAGCCTTTTTACCTGAAAGAGTTTGTAGGAACCGTGGCTAAACAGCCATTGTAA
- the tig gene encoding trigger factor has protein sequence MDAKFAKTDDLNAKLSITLTPEDYRPAIEKELKELQRKVSMPGFRPGKAPMGIVQKNYGRSVKVDEVNRLASQYLFDYLRDNNIEILGQPLMSDTEESKINFDADEDFVFAFDLGLMPDFEINIGTQDVLTLYKIKVDEKMIDEEIANVQKRYAEISDVDVAEEKDVIYADVTELDEAGQPLEGGIANRRVSLTAELVTNEELKKQLVGIAKDTELKVNIFDLFNGNETVIGNALGIPKEGVNDLNPTFDMKVVEIKRYIDAEINQELFDKMFGAGVVTTVEDFRQKVEAELGFYFENEANHHLEHEISHLITDKHTFDLPDTFLKRWLMDTQNKTYNADNIESKYTAEKAGLRYSLVRDKFERLHNLEATPEEIEKASLGYTFNLFNQYGMYNPDPSTVKAFSDEQLKKDDYRNRMAEIAINRAVIATVKGMVTIEEKEVGTEEFYKIINEHNHAHHNGHSHEGHDHDHDGHDHDHDHEH, from the coding sequence GTGGACGCAAAATTTGCCAAAACCGACGATTTAAACGCGAAACTTTCTATAACCCTTACGCCTGAAGATTACAGGCCGGCTATTGAAAAAGAACTGAAAGAACTTCAACGCAAAGTATCAATGCCGGGTTTCCGCCCCGGAAAAGCCCCTATGGGGATTGTACAGAAAAACTATGGCCGCAGCGTGAAAGTGGATGAGGTAAACCGCCTTGCATCACAATACCTGTTTGATTACCTGCGCGATAATAATATTGAAATATTGGGTCAGCCTTTGATGAGCGATACCGAAGAAAGCAAAATTAACTTTGATGCTGACGAGGATTTTGTATTTGCTTTTGATTTGGGTTTGATGCCTGATTTTGAAATTAACATTGGCACACAAGACGTTCTAACCCTTTACAAAATAAAGGTAGATGAGAAAATGATTGATGAGGAGATTGCCAACGTACAAAAACGCTATGCTGAAATTAGCGATGTGGATGTGGCTGAGGAGAAAGATGTGATTTATGCTGATGTAACTGAACTTGACGAGGCAGGCCAACCGCTTGAAGGTGGTATTGCTAACCGTCGTGTATCGTTAACTGCTGAGTTGGTAACCAACGAAGAGTTGAAAAAACAATTGGTGGGCATTGCCAAAGACACTGAGTTAAAAGTGAACATTTTTGACTTGTTTAACGGCAACGAAACAGTAATTGGTAATGCACTTGGAATACCTAAAGAAGGTGTGAATGATTTGAACCCTACTTTTGATATGAAAGTGGTTGAAATTAAGCGTTACATTGATGCTGAGATAAACCAAGAGTTGTTTGACAAAATGTTTGGTGCAGGTGTGGTAACTACTGTTGAAGACTTTAGGCAAAAAGTTGAAGCTGAATTGGGCTTTTACTTTGAAAACGAAGCCAACCACCACCTTGAGCATGAAATAAGCCACTTGATTACTGACAAGCACACGTTTGATTTGCCTGATACCTTCTTGAAACGTTGGTTGATGGATACTCAAAACAAAACTTACAACGCAGACAATATTGAAAGCAAATACACTGCTGAAAAAGCAGGTTTGCGCTACTCATTAGTGCGCGATAAGTTTGAAAGGTTGCACAACCTCGAGGCTACACCAGAAGAGATTGAAAAAGCATCTTTGGGCTATACCTTCAACTTGTTTAACCAATACGGGATGTACAATCCAGACCCAAGCACAGTAAAAGCATTTAGCGATGAGCAATTGAAGAAAGACGATTACCGCAATCGTATGGCTGAAATTGCTATTAACCGCGCTGTAATTGCTACTGTGAAAGGTATGGTTACTATTGAAGAGAAAGAAGTGGGTACTGAAGAGTTCTACAAAATCATCAACGAGCACAACCACGCTCACCACAACGGCCACAGTCACGAAGGTCACGACCATGACCACGACGGACATGACCACGATCACGACCACGAGCATTAA
- a CDS encoding sulfite exporter TauE/SafE family protein, giving the protein MQYDILDILILIAAGAAGGFMSGLLGVGGGIIFIPILDFVFTRYGFPREDLAQFIIANSLFIIIFTGLLNSYKQYRNKNFFPRLIIYTAIPAIVTAWFFTWLIQNGTWYSKETFNLVFLLMLSPMILRMLYTRKRETPKEAAEPKPYQFGLTGLLTGAFTAFSGLGGGMIMVPSFTDFLKLDIKKATSISAGVVPLIALMLAIKYFTSTPSADVVLPHIGYIVYSVALPMIAGTFITVGFGVNLSHKTPSPVIKTIFALFALLVIIKLVIENYF; this is encoded by the coding sequence TTGCAATACGATATTCTTGATATACTGATATTAATAGCTGCCGGAGCTGCCGGTGGTTTCATGTCGGGCTTGCTGGGGGTAGGCGGCGGCATTATTTTCATCCCCATTCTCGATTTTGTGTTTACCCGTTATGGTTTCCCGCGCGAAGATTTGGCGCAGTTTATTATTGCCAACTCTTTGTTTATTATCATTTTCACAGGGCTGCTCAACAGTTATAAGCAATACCGAAATAAGAATTTTTTTCCGAGGCTTATCATATATACTGCAATTCCTGCCATTGTAACCGCATGGTTTTTTACATGGCTGATACAAAACGGTACCTGGTACAGTAAAGAAACTTTTAACCTTGTTTTTTTATTGATGCTAAGTCCCATGATTTTGCGAATGCTGTATACCCGCAAACGCGAAACACCTAAAGAAGCTGCTGAACCCAAGCCCTACCAGTTTGGACTGACGGGTTTACTGACAGGTGCTTTTACTGCCTTTTCAGGCTTGGGCGGCGGTATGATTATGGTACCCAGCTTTACTGATTTTTTGAAGCTGGACATTAAAAAAGCTACCTCCATATCAGCAGGGGTGGTGCCCTTAATCGCCTTAATGCTTGCCATAAAATACTTTACCTCAACCCCATCGGCTGATGTGGTGCTGCCCCACATCGGTTACATCGTATATTCAGTAGCACTGCCTATGATAGCAGGCACTTTTATTACGGTAGGATTTGGCGTAAATCTTTCACACAAAACCCCTTCGCCCGTTATAAAAACCATTTTTGCCTTATTTGCGCTATTGGTGATTATAAAACTGGTGATAGAGAATTACTTTTAA
- a CDS encoding alpha/beta hydrolase produces the protein MKRVNCSSKNANSLYCSIKYKASIISYQVFGSGNELLLAFPGYGKDATSLSILGDTFGNRFKVISIDVFYHGLSTWEESQLPNADDWKQIVTAILVENGNPQKFSVFGYSIGGRVATFTAFHFAERVNLLWLAAATGIGNEGFYTFAVGTSLGNFMFSRFVNRPTPIFAFAKLLGSTLQGFIIRKIDTFEKRNLLYKRWRVLKNFSCSKKQLQQRLNANGCRVVLLYGKKDVVVNYKAAIAFAQKLNHPILLLPDAGHHLLDNTTLERIKGEAVFSEH, from the coding sequence ATAAAAAGGGTAAACTGCAGCTCAAAAAACGCAAATAGCTTGTACTGCTCAATAAAATACAAGGCTTCCATTATTTCGTATCAGGTATTTGGTAGCGGTAATGAGTTACTGCTGGCTTTTCCCGGCTATGGAAAGGATGCTACCTCACTAAGTATTTTGGGCGATACGTTCGGCAACCGCTTCAAAGTTATCAGCATTGATGTTTTTTATCACGGCCTATCTACTTGGGAAGAAAGCCAACTCCCCAATGCCGACGATTGGAAACAGATTGTAACCGCTATTTTAGTTGAAAACGGCAACCCCCAAAAGTTTTCGGTATTTGGGTATAGCATCGGCGGGCGGGTAGCTACGTTTACTGCCTTCCATTTTGCTGAACGCGTAAACCTGCTTTGGCTGGCTGCGGCAACGGGTATAGGCAACGAGGGCTTTTATACCTTTGCAGTGGGTACATCGTTGGGCAATTTTATGTTCAGCCGTTTTGTAAACCGTCCCACTCCCATTTTTGCATTTGCCAAGTTATTGGGCAGTACGCTACAGGGCTTCATCATACGCAAGATTGATACGTTTGAAAAACGCAACCTTTTGTATAAACGCTGGAGGGTATTAAAAAACTTCAGTTGCTCCAAAAAACAATTACAACAACGGCTAAATGCCAACGGCTGCCGAGTGGTATTGTTATACGGTAAAAAAGATGTGGTGGTAAACTATAAAGCGGCGATAGCCTTTGCCCAAAAACTCAATCACCCTATACTGTTATTGCCCGACGCAGGCCACCACCTGCTTGATAATACTACGCTTGAACGGATAAAAGGAGAGGCTGTTTTTAGTGAGCATTGA